One Gloeothece verrucosa PCC 7822 DNA window includes the following coding sequences:
- a CDS encoding ATP-binding protein, whose product MEAVIFIGIQASGKSTFYREYFLNSHIRLNLDMLKTRHREKILVQACLEAKQPFVVDNTNPTLEDRQRYILPAKNNKFRVIGYYFPPDLENCQQRNLQRPAKQIVPLVGLLSTYKKLIAPVYQEGFDVIYSVKIASNFSFIVKRIVPGI is encoded by the coding sequence ATGGAAGCAGTAATTTTCATTGGTATTCAAGCGTCTGGTAAATCAACTTTTTACCGAGAGTATTTTCTTAATAGCCACATTCGCCTAAATTTAGATATGCTCAAAACCCGACATCGGGAAAAAATTTTAGTTCAAGCTTGTTTAGAAGCCAAACAGCCTTTTGTCGTGGATAATACCAATCCCACTTTAGAAGATAGACAGCGTTATATTCTGCCGGCAAAAAACAATAAATTTCGGGTAATCGGCTACTATTTTCCGCCAGATTTAGAAAATTGTCAGCAACGCAATCTACAACGACCTGCTAAACAGATTGTGCCTTTAGTTGGACTCCTGTCCACTTATAAAAAACTAATTGCTCCGGTTTATCAGGAAGGATTTGATGTGATTTACTCAGTAAAAATCGCTTCTAATTTTTCTT
- a CDS encoding Npun_F5749 family FMN-dependent PPOX-type flavoprotein: MTNNLPPWRTSLSRALHLNRSQPYSRYFQLATVTPEGLPKNRTVVFRGYLNNSNQIKIVTDLRSEKVSQIEHQAWGEICWYFTKTREQFRLAGILNLITANGSPANLQQERHLVWQQLSDAARLQFAWPEPAQARIKDDSAFCSPFPSPDQPLTNFCLLLLDPQRVDHLELRGNPQNRYQYFLDESKTWIRQEVNP; encoded by the coding sequence ATGACAAATAATCTACCTCCTTGGCGTACCTCTTTATCTAGGGCTTTACATCTCAATCGTAGTCAACCCTATTCTCGTTACTTTCAATTGGCTACTGTTACTCCAGAAGGACTCCCGAAAAATCGGACAGTCGTATTTAGAGGTTATTTAAATAATAGTAATCAAATCAAAATTGTTACCGATCTCCGCAGTGAAAAAGTGAGCCAAATTGAGCATCAAGCTTGGGGAGAAATTTGTTGGTATTTTACGAAAACCCGAGAACAGTTTCGTCTAGCCGGAATTCTGAATCTTATTACGGCTAATGGTTCCCCTGCTAACTTACAACAAGAACGTCATTTAGTTTGGCAACAATTATCTGATGCGGCTAGATTACAGTTTGCTTGGCCAGAACCAGCACAAGCGAGAATCAAGGATGATTCAGCTTTTTGTTCTCCTTTTCCCTCTCCTGATCAACCTTTAACTAATTTTTGTCTGTTGTTACTCGATCCTCAACGAGTGGACCATCTAGAATTACGAGGAAATCCTCAAAATCGCTATCAATACTTTTTGGATGAGTCTAAAACTTGGATTAGACAAGAAGTTAATCCCTAA
- the cobW gene encoding cobalamin biosynthesis protein CobW — MHKIPVTVITGFLGAGKTTLVRHLLQNNQGRRIAILVNEFGEVGIDGELLRGCQICDEDENPQDNIVELTNGCLCCTVQEEFFPTMQQLLERREQIDCMLIETSGLALPKPLVQAFRWPEIRNGATVDGVVTVVDCQALAAGTLVGDLAALEAQRQADPNLEHETPIEELFEDQLACADLVLLTKTDLVDDATLTQIQNFLKQELRPGVKVVPCHHGEISPEILLGFNAAVEDNLDSRPSHHDQEEDHDHDEEINSVQVIFDQAVDPKAFLTKLKELVATEEIYRIKGFVDVANKPMRMVLQGVGDRFDSYYDRLWNASELRQTKLVVIGRSLDLDLISAKLRN; from the coding sequence ATGCACAAAATCCCCGTTACTGTTATCACTGGTTTTTTAGGTGCTGGTAAAACTACCTTAGTACGTCACTTACTGCAAAACAACCAAGGCCGACGCATCGCTATTTTAGTTAATGAATTTGGTGAGGTGGGAATTGATGGGGAATTGTTACGAGGATGTCAAATTTGTGATGAAGATGAAAACCCCCAAGATAATATTGTCGAACTGACGAACGGATGCTTATGCTGTACGGTTCAAGAAGAATTTTTTCCCACTATGCAGCAATTATTAGAGAGACGAGAACAAATTGATTGTATGTTGATAGAAACCTCGGGGTTAGCATTACCTAAACCTTTGGTGCAAGCTTTCCGTTGGCCAGAAATTCGCAATGGTGCTACAGTAGATGGCGTGGTGACGGTGGTAGACTGCCAAGCTTTAGCCGCAGGGACTTTAGTGGGAGATCTTGCCGCATTGGAAGCACAGCGACAGGCCGATCCTAACCTGGAACATGAAACCCCCATCGAAGAATTATTTGAGGATCAGTTAGCTTGTGCTGATCTGGTGTTACTGACAAAAACTGATTTGGTGGATGATGCGACTTTAACTCAGATTCAAAACTTCTTAAAACAGGAGTTACGCCCGGGTGTGAAAGTGGTTCCTTGTCATCATGGGGAAATTAGTCCCGAGATTCTTTTAGGGTTTAATGCGGCCGTAGAAGATAATTTAGATAGCCGCCCTTCTCATCATGACCAAGAGGAAGATCACGACCACGATGAAGAGATTAACTCTGTTCAGGTGATTTTTGATCAGGCAGTTGACCCTAAAGCTTTTCTGACAAAATTAAAGGAATTAGTCGCTACTGAAGAAATTTACCGTATTAAGGGTTTTGTGGATGTTGCTAATAAACCAATGCGGATGGTATTGCAAGGAGTCGGGGATCGTTTTGATTCTTATTATGACCGTCTTTGGAACGCTTCCGAGTTAAGACAAACTAAATTAGTGGTTATTGGTCGTTCTCTGGATCTGGACTTAATTTCAGCCAAGCTGAGAAACTAA